A window of the Pseudomonadota bacterium genome harbors these coding sequences:
- a CDS encoding alpha/beta hydrolase, giving the protein MTDRLPIADTHLAFEKLEGSGLGILFLHGLRSDMNGAKALALDTWCRKQGRALVRFDFRGHGQSGAQFTDCTLSTWIEDAMAVLDTLTAGPQIVVGSSMGGWVMLHLALRRPDRIEGLVGLAAAPDFTYDLLTGAMTDAQRQELDRAGIIHCPCDQGDPYPITKALIEDGNRLRVLDKPLGIPCSVRLLQGMQDRDVPWETALRLVQALESPDVRLILIKDGNHRLSRDQDIACLLDTVAGLL; this is encoded by the coding sequence ATGACAGACAGATTGCCAATTGCCGATACGCATCTTGCCTTTGAAAAACTGGAAGGCTCCGGCCTTGGCATCCTGTTTCTTCACGGCCTGCGCTCGGACATGAATGGCGCCAAGGCTCTGGCGCTGGACACCTGGTGCCGGAAGCAGGGCCGCGCGCTGGTCCGGTTCGATTTCCGCGGCCACGGGCAGTCCGGCGCGCAATTCACGGACTGTACCCTGTCCACCTGGATCGAGGATGCCATGGCCGTGCTGGACACCCTGACAGCAGGCCCGCAGATCGTCGTGGGGTCTTCCATGGGCGGCTGGGTCATGCTGCACCTGGCCCTGCGCCGGCCGGACCGGATCGAAGGCCTGGTCGGGCTGGCCGCCGCGCCTGACTTTACGTACGACCTGCTGACCGGCGCAATGACGGATGCGCAGAGGCAGGAGCTGGACCGCGCCGGCATCATCCACTGCCCCTGCGACCAGGGCGATCCATACCCGATCACAAAAGCCCTGATCGAGGACGGAAACAGGCTCCGGGTTCTGGACAAACCCCTTGGTATCCCCTGTTCTGTCCGCCTGCTGCAGGGCATGCAGGACCGGGATGTGCCCTGGGAAACGGCCCTCCGGCTGGTTCAGGCCCTGGAGTCTCCGGATGTCCGGCTGATCCTCATCAAGGACGGCAATCACCGCCTGTCCCGCGACCAGGACATCGCCTGCCTTCTGGACACCGTCGCAGGCCTGCTATAA
- a CDS encoding cell envelope integrity EipB family protein, which produces MLPFSRLSRVLLATLLVLSCNPDTPDYSPLVPHRAEYRLSLESARNGSMVTGVSGTMTYELQNSCDGWITQQVFDIRFLQADGEEISTRNEYNGWESKDADLYRFNVRKATNGEADEALAGSASPGRRHSMTARFTRPEARQIDMEGDILFPTQHTALLLEAAQKGEQLFTGKVFDGSDTAGETEISAWISPPRTDPVVETTSPLVSNRKYWPVRFAFFPASSTQAVPDYEATTRVYDNGVWGNMVFDYGTFQVRATLEKLEQIRGPACP; this is translated from the coding sequence ATGCTCCCCTTTTCCAGGCTGTCCAGGGTCCTTCTGGCAACCCTGCTGGTCCTGTCCTGCAACCCGGACACACCGGATTACAGCCCGCTGGTACCCCACAGGGCTGAATACCGGCTGTCCCTGGAATCGGCCAGGAACGGCAGCATGGTTACGGGCGTCAGCGGCACCATGACCTATGAACTTCAGAATTCCTGCGACGGCTGGATCACGCAGCAGGTCTTTGACATCCGCTTCCTGCAGGCCGACGGCGAGGAGATCAGCACACGGAACGAATACAACGGCTGGGAATCGAAAGACGCAGACCTCTACCGGTTCAATGTGCGCAAAGCCACCAATGGCGAGGCAGATGAGGCTCTCGCAGGCTCGGCCAGCCCCGGACGGCGGCACTCCATGACAGCCCGTTTCACAAGGCCCGAGGCCCGGCAGATCGACATGGAAGGCGACATCCTGTTCCCCACACAGCATACAGCGCTGTTGCTGGAAGCAGCACAGAAAGGGGAACAGCTTTTCACGGGAAAGGTCTTCGACGGTTCTGACACCGCAGGAGAGACAGAAATCAGCGCATGGATCTCGCCCCCCCGGACCGACCCTGTCGTGGAAACCACATCCCCTCTGGTCAGTAACAGAAAATACTGGCCAGTCCGCTTCGCCTTTTTCCCGGCATCCAGTACCCAGGCCGTACCCGACTATGAGGCCACAACCCGGGTCTATGACAACGGCGTCTGGGGCAACATGGTTTTTGACTACGGCACCTTCCAGGTCCGGGCTACTCTCGAAAAGCTGGAACAAATCAGGGGACCCGCCTGTCCATGA